From one Paenibacillus terrae HPL-003 genomic stretch:
- a CDS encoding flavodoxin gives MNLGKIMIAYASMTGNTEEIAELIAEGVRQAGHEAELKASYDCSAQELLGYDGFLLGVYTWGDGELPDEFLDFYEELDELDLSGKKTAVFGSGDTSYTQFCGAVDLVEEKVKERGATVIQESLKIEFNPLDDEKENCRAYGRQFAQAGIGVS, from the coding sequence ATGAACTTGGGTAAAATCATGATTGCTTATGCCAGTATGACTGGTAATACAGAGGAAATCGCAGAATTGATCGCCGAAGGCGTCCGCCAGGCAGGACATGAGGCGGAGTTGAAGGCTTCGTATGATTGCAGTGCGCAGGAACTGCTCGGTTATGACGGGTTCCTGTTGGGTGTATATACATGGGGAGATGGTGAGCTTCCTGATGAATTTTTAGATTTTTATGAGGAACTGGATGAGCTTGATCTGTCCGGTAAAAAGACCGCTGTATTTGGCAGCGGTGATACATCCTATACGCAATTCTGCGGCGCGGTTGACCTGGTAGAGGAAAAAGTCAAAGAACGCGGCGCAACTGTTATTCAGGAGAGCTTGAAGATCGAATTCAACCCACTGGACGATGAGAAGGAAAATTGCCGGGCTTACGGAAGACAATTTGCACAGGCTGGTATTGGGGTGTCCTGA